The Cyanobacterium sp. HL-69 genome segment GTAGAGGGTTTGTTTTTCTTTAAATCCGCTAGAAAATCCAATGCAGAGTTGCGAGAACTTGCATTATCACTTACGGTGGGATGAGCTGTAGTAATATTGATTTGCACACCCCCAACTAATAAACTTTTTAACTCCTCATTAGTTTTCGAGGTTAATAAATCGTTAATGGCTGATGTGCCGATACCGTCACTCAATAAACGTTTGATTAACAGTAGCTGTAATAGATGACGATAGTTATAAAAAGCATAACGACTTTGGCGCATGGGTTCATCCATTAATTTTTGACTGGTATAACTACGCACCAGACGGGTGTTAATTTCTTCTTTTACTTTGGTATTACCTTTTATCTCAGGGAAATAGTCGGGTAATAATTGATTTGCTACCTCCACAAATTCATCGATTAGCCATTCTTGATGGCTGTTTTCTAGGCTTTTTAAATCCATATTCTTAATATATCTATTTATTTCTAAAATGTCAATACCATTTTATATTGTAACTGAATCTCTGGTTAATAGAGGTAAAACTAGGGAAA includes the following:
- a CDS encoding MerR family transcriptional regulator — encoded protein: MDLKSLENSHQEWLIDEFVEVANQLLPDYFPEIKGNTKVKEEINTRLVRSYTSQKLMDEPMRQSRYAFYNYRHLLQLLLIKRLLSDGIGTSAINDLLTSKTNEELKSLLVGGVQINITTAHPTVSDNASSRNSALDFLADLKKNKPSTTLQFRPSNQNERTMSALDNSTSHNAPLMGEESDISEGENWTRLKVVDGLELHIRDDFLYPNSIKEKESLMEHLSNILSKWFKKR